The DNA window TAGCTTGGCTCATCTTCATCACTGACTGAATTTTTTCCCCTGTCTCCTTTATTGTAATCATTCATGGAAATGTTTTGATCAGAGTTGTGCATGAACCCCATCGTGAGTGGAAAACCTTCTTCAACTGAGGTGAGGGTTGAAGATCCTTGCCGATGGAGAGGGTGCTGGTGGTGGTGCATAGTGTGTGGATGCTGTGCTTGATGATGAACTCTCATTGATCCTTGCAAGTCAAGGCCTCCAAAAGGAGCCCCGCCTGGAATCATACCTCCTTGTGACAAATTCCCTTCCATGTTTTTTTCGACAACAATTTAGATCGCAACTATAAAACCATTGCCCCCTTTTGAATCACCACCTTggctatgcaaaaaaaataattgataacaGTAAATGGTTTTCACCTAGAGGAAGCCAAAATAAAGCAAACCCAATTCTTATTTTTGCCTTCTTTAACTACCTAGATCATCAAGCACGCATCTTCAATTCGCAGAAGCCAAACAGAATCATAAACCCATCTCCAGAACTCAAAAACTTCAGACAAAAACTGAAATACTCATCAAGATAACCACTtccaaatttcaaaataatgaaataaaaaagcacCGGGGCATTCAAGAACaacaaaacaagacaaaaaagaaagccACGCTTAAGTTTTATCAGAAGCAAAGCCACTTATCTGcgataagggaaaaaaaaaaaccgtgaaGCAAGAGAGTATGTTGTCCCAAAACCAGGTCGAGAATCCAGGACTTTAGATCTCAGAAACCTCCCTCCTGTCTTTCTCGAGGTGTCATTGTTTACGATGCTACTACTATGCGTCCAGTTTGCATCCAAAAAGTTTTAAGCAGGTTCAAAGAACCGAATTATACTTTGGGTATTATTTATTCGTGTCACAGTCAGCaatgttccttttttttatatatatatatatatatatatatatatatatatatatatatatattgtatattGTATATTGTATATTGTATAttgtatattgtttttgttacttGTCGTATATTTTCCATCAAAGacgtgtttatataaaaaaaaaattcttataattaaacccaaaatgaGAAAGTGGAAACAAAATCTAAGATGATCGATGCCAAAACCATGtgtccttttttatatttaaaaaaaaaaaaaagagagtagagACAACAAAATTGTAAGCCATGCCACATAATTGGatcctaaatattttaatcacAAGAGGACATGCAACTTGGAGAAATTCATGGGGCAAcctattcttttttaatacGAAATGACACAAAAGTGTTGAAAGATTGATGATTAACTCTTGTCTTTAGATGAACTACCAGTACCCTACcaggggagggagggagggatttGTGGGttcctttgtatttttcttgagaACAAGAAAATAGATATAAGATCAAAATACGTTACTTTCgctggaaaaaaacaaaacaaaaaatgtaagAATACATAGAGGTCTTCTCAGTAATCCTGTGGCAATGGAAAGAAATATTATCAAACCATGATTTACTGGAGCACGCATCAAGGAAATTACATGTGtggttataaattttattacacgTGCAGCTTGTGATTGACCATTCTTTTCTACTATTTGGAAAGGTGGAAAATAGCTGTTATTagtatctttgaaaatatttttgaaaattttaaatttttttattttttatttcaaattaatttatatttatttgattcaaatacattttaatttattaaagttgCACAAATCTTCATATTTCATCCACATTTATTGGACGTACGAGAGATTTATGCATCCAGTTTTTAAGATGAACTCATGAACAAtatatgtaaagaaaaaaaaatagagtttcgCAAATAGTTTCTTAGATATACTATTTATTTATGTCCTAATAAAGTAGTTATGGTAAAATTCAAAACACCTGGTTTTTGCCCCACGCTAGTACGAAGGTCACATCAAGAAAAGTTTGACTGTAAGAATATTGTTTATGCTGCAATAAGCtatttgctatttttattgaaatcgatcttaattttttttttacttggctTGTTATTAAATAAGCTATTTGCTGTTTTtacaatatgtttttatatgatttaattgattttatatctCCAAATATTACTgggataattaataaaaaatataatttgatttaaaaaaatacaaaataacatcgttttttttataaaaacattgatatattatattaactcGATTTTCATAGCTTAAACTACCAAATTTGTTATCCGAATTATAGATTCCACTGGgtttaacaaatttatttttttaattgttttttacttaataatatAGTAACAATGATAAACActtgcaaaattaaatatcaatcaaatatcacgatgtttatttaaaaactataataacctcataaaaaattaaaacaaattatgaagtttaatttgaaatcaattaaatgtttaatgataaaattaaaataaaaacccaaatagaattcaatcaaaagaaaaaaaaaggaagatgaagttttaaaataaaagaattatctgggcattgttattaaactccaCCCAGTAGGTCGAACTTTAAATCTTTCGACTTGATTTCTTACCTAAGCCGAGCTTAGAATTAACTACGTGGGATTTGCTCTTGCGTGACATGGCATAACCAATAGCAACTTAGACCACCGTTAAAAGCATAGTTTggttctaaaaaaatttaaaaatgatatatttttttcttcaggtattaagaaaataacattaGATTGACTTAAATTTTGAGGTTTAGCTTGTCAAATTTGCAACCCTAACCATGTACTccactaaatttaaaaactttatttgttAAACTACTTTTTTCTAATGATATGACAACAAAaggaaactcttgtaaaatcaaatattaactaaataccatgatatttatttgagactgCGATAACCCGaagcaaaacaaattataacagctaattcaaaatcaacaaaatattagtGGATTAagttgaaagggaaaaaaattcaataagcaTTCAatggaaagaataaaaatttagaaaatataattaaaaaagaaaaaggaaaaaaaagaagaagatagattTGTATCCATGAAGAGagacaaaagagagagaaaaagaagaggagcCCACCTCCGATCACAATGAAGTTGGTGGGAAAAACCCAACTTTTTAAaacctaatttgtttttatttttttatgttgaaagtgttttcgtaaaataattttttttcttgcttcatattttgttttgtaattttagattgttttaacgtgctaatataaaaaataaacttttaaaaataataaaaatattatttcaatacatttataagtaaaaagtatttttaaaaacatccaTTATCACAATGTCAAACGACCTTTTAAATGAGTTATTATGAACAATGAAACTGGTGGGAAAACCCCAACTTTTTCAagcctatttgtttttattgttgaaagtgtttttgtaaaaaaaaaaatgatttttttcttgtttcaaatgtttttttttttaaattagatcattttgatgtgatgatattaaaaataagttttaaaaaatactttaaaaaataaccgctatcACAATGTCAAACCCTTCTAATATAGtgattgataattattttagcatagtaaataatttttaattaaattataatctttttctCATGCAATTAggtctaaaaatatcaaatcagaAGGGGAAAAAGtcagtttgtaaaaaaaaaaaagtttaaaaaaggCACCAAAtcagaaagagaaagaaatcgaaggatcatttttatatatgaaaaaatcaacagaaaaatATGAGGTatttcattgttcatataaaaTCTTTGCATAAAAAAAGGGTAAGGGGATCTCAAAATTATTAGGGTTACTCCTTGaataattcttcttcttgttaattTCTTCATTCCAATTCAGCTGCTATTATTGGAATGAGAATTCAACCCCTCACGTTTTTTTCAAGCCAGCAGCCAAAGTTTAATAGTTTTCTTGTCAAAATAACTTTTCCAATACTAGAAGCATGCTCAgtagtaaggaaaaaaaacaaccggcaatttttcctttttgtttaaagttaatttttttattgttattttattgttttgataggttgatgttaaaataaaaataaaaaataaaaaatattattttaatatatttttaaataaaaaatactttaaaaaaataataactgcTAAAATATCAGATTCTACCGAAAACATTTCAATTTGtcacttttttttcctctttcctcttttcttttctttaaaaataaaaaattacttacgAGGATACTGGGCCCGATTTGTAAGGCAATAAGCCCAAAAAGGAGAACGAGAAACCTGGAAGCATAGTGGGTGAAGGGCCGAAAGGCTACCCAATGAAACCCCAGAGAAAGAAGGATTAAAAACCTTTCAAAGAAATAAACGGGTAGGCGCCCAAACATTAATTGGAGCGCTAGACCTAAAAAAATACAGAGCGagctagaaagaaaaagaatggcAAGCGAAGAAGAGAGTGCGGTAAAAGAGCCATTGGATCTCATCAGACTTAGCCTGGACGAGCGTATCTACGTCAAGCTCCGCTCTGATCGTGAACTTCGCGGAAAACTCCACGTATGAGTCTCAACTCTCTTCTACATGTACCcccatttctatttatttatttttatacaacaatGTCGTTTTGGAGAATTTAATTACAAGAAACCTAGATTCTCGATTCTTTTTAACGCCAACGGCATATTCTCAATTCTCTTTGTGTTGCTGCGTGGACTGTGGTGTTTCTCTTAGGGTTTTAGCTACATGTTTTAATCTGATTTTGCAGGCGTATGATCAGCATTTGAATATGATTCTTGGGGATGTTGAAGAAATTGTTACTACAGTCGAAATCGACGATGAAACCTATGAAGAGATTGTTCGGGTATGCTATGATTTCacttttaaaagctttttttccCCCTTAATGTTTGTTAGGTAGTAAACGCAGAACCTGCATGCCTCAGTGTCTAGTATTGAATAAGTGGAAGGGGTCTTACTATGGTGAGCATTGGAAACTCGAATTGTTAACTTAGGACTTTTATGGGAAGCAGCTATTATTGCGTAAAGATGATAGGATTCACTTAAATATGAATGATGATGGCTTGGCTAAGTGGTGGCGACGGCTAATATTTCGAAGGCTTGCAAGTTATATAGGGTACTGGGCTACTGGATGTTTATCGATGTCTGTTGCTACCTTTACatcaaataataaagttttcCTTCGAATCACATCTTTTCATTGAAGATTGGAGGCATGTACCTGTATATCATAAATGTTTACATGCATTATCGGATTTGTGAGAAGGCAGATATGAAATGAATCTTATAGTTACAGATTCATATTGTAGGAAGAATTGTTATTAGTATTTGGAGGACGCCTGCAAATTCTTCATCAGAAAGCATCTCATATTTTCTGTTCTACTATGCACAGGCACTTTGATACCACTTTATTAGCTTTTACAGCTCACTGGTATTCTTAATAGCCATCATAGAAAGCAACCTTGGGTAATCGTAGAAACACCAAGTCTCCATTAGGCGCACATCCCAAAGAAGTGGAAAAAGTTGacttttgaatgaaaaattgtAGGAACTACGCTAAAGATTGGAATAtcttaaagaaaacaaaagatgtAGAAACAGGGTTGGTTCAAAGGAAACTAAGCGAAACTTGGAGCtccaaagttaaaaataaaaatgatattacaATTTCATATGAAGATTCTGTTTATAAAATGAAGTATAACTAAGCAATGAGGGGCCACTACTTCTGACTGCAAGTAATCTATTTGCTATTATAATACTTATTCAGGTGcctaccttttttcttttatcttctgTTTCAGGCTACAAGGCGCACAGTGCCTTTCCTATTCGTTAGAGGAGATGGTGTCATATTGGTCTCTCCTCCATTGAGGACAGCTTAACTTGGATGAAATTCAATGTGCAATCTTCAGGAAGAGAAATCTACCTTCATATCTGTTGTTTACACTGCCATTGCTGTACTTTAGAACCTGCCCAAGCTTAGTTTGCATCATATTATTAACGTTGTTTGGGGTAAAGATTGCGGAATAGCTTAcaattttagatcgttttgtaattgacatgactTCTAAATTTGGACTGATTTGTACGAGTTGCCAAGCTGAAACTTTGTTTTAGggaaatatatattatggagCAACTTTGTCAGAATCTAGCTACTCTGTTTTAACTCCATTGACTCGAAGCTGAGTGACCATCATTCAGTGGATCTGACGAGCATACTGGCTACCAAGATTTAGGAATAGGGCCGCAACTGTACTTCAGGTAGACTGAATGAATCAGATGCCCAACGGTTGGTCTTCTTTCTTCTGTTCCTGTTTATGGTCTCGGTTACCCGCATTTTTAAGCCAAGTAGAGATACTTCCATGGTAGGGTTCGGTGATAAGGtggtagttgttttttaaagtattttttatttagaaatgtattaaaataatatatatatattttttttattttttaatattaatatattaaaatgatttaaaaacattaaaaaaagttaatttttttttttttaaaaaagcatagATGGACCAAAAAGATAAACCGTCTCCACCAATGTCGCTgcgtccttttattttaaaatgcaagATCCTCAGGTTTTTGTTGAATGGAGCTTGAACTGGATTTTTCCAAATCCACTGCGATGACAGTGATTGTGTCCATAACAATAAGTCTATTCAAGGAGTATTATAGATACAAAACCAACAATCAATCCTTAATTTGATTCCCTGTCGGAACACCTTTATGATCCGGTTGATAACAATATCCACCCCGAATATTCGATCATATCCAACCTGTTTTCtacatgttttcttcttcacttGAAAATAATTCGTGGAGGATGATTTTGACACGTGGTTCTTGAAGGCTCCGGGTTTCAGTCACTGGTCAcaatttaaaagaattcaatCGAGATAAGAGAGAATGGCAACAGGGCTTATTTTACTATCTTGCAAGCCAGGGAAGGGAAGACATTCCACAATCaacaaaaaaggagaaaataaaggaatagaaaaaaaggaaaggaaagaaagggtAGAAAAGACATTCAGTTTCAGGCTTCAGCCACCTTTCTAAACACCCGTCCTCCTCCGTTAAAAACGTTAAGTTCTGAAGTCAAATAGCAATAACCatggttttattttcaatagtAGTAAAGAATCATAATCCAAAACTTAACTAGGAGTTGCGAAATGTCAGAAAATTCACAGAGCAATACaaccccaccccaccccaccccaccccagaaataaagaagaaaatgggaAAGACAAGCTCATGATGAGGAACTTACAAATGGAAAGAATAAGGGTTCCTTTCTACTAAATATATTACAACTACAATACATCAATTGCACATGCacagaaaatttgaaaaacaaaacttgtaaTCACCAACCACTCCTGACTAGGTTATCGACGTCTGTGGCGAGAGAAACCAGGGGAACCCATTGCTTGTGAGCCTCTATAGTTTCTTCCGGGGGAATCCATGTAGCTTCTGGGGGAATCCATTGATCCTCTATAGGCATAAGCAGCTTTAGCTGATTCTGGTACCGAGTCCAGGGGAATCGACTCGATAAAACATGCTGTATTAATACGAGTCCTCTCAAGCTCCGATTGAAGCAACTCAGAGCTGCACTGCTCAGCAAGAgcctaaaacccaaaaaaaaaaattagaagagttTAACTGAATGAGCAAAATATAACAGACTGGATGACTAGGGTTCCCACAGTGAGGATCCTATAGTGCCAATTTCCTAGTCTGCATAGACACCATTTCCattgaaatgaaatataattgCTCCATTGCTCTTCGCTCTGGAGCTTTCAAACATCAGCTCATCACTTTATCATGCCAAATCAATCCCAATAAGCATAACAATGCACTCAAATGATTCAGTGTAATTTCAAAACTTAGACTCGCAAAACACACTGCATAAAAGGTATAACGAAAAATACAGTTCTTACAATGAGGTCATCTGGGGACACAGTCATTCCTTGCAGCCTATCATCTGCAAGTGCATCTTCACTCCCACGAGTTGGTCTGCGTTGATGCCCTGGATTTTCAACAGCTTCAGTGACATTCTCAGTGGCTTTCTCCAGCAACACCCCTTGTAAGGACTTAAGAGACTCCCTCGCATCGGGTGTGAGATAGGGATTTAATATGGTCTCGAAATATTCCAGCTGCCAGAGAAACATGTCAAAGAAACAAATGTTTACCCAGTTGTGCAAGACATGACATCTAGATGAGAAAGCTGCAGCCAGTAGATGAACTAAGCAATTCTATTGTCTATCCTAAAACTTTGtcaccaaaaaaattacaactccaACCatcatttctttctatttttatacaCATGTACCTATGTGATTTTTTAGTCCCTTTTCCCTCTTGGGATGGGAGGCATTATGGGGCCAGCAAGATGATTATAGGTATTATATATTGTGTCTCTGAATGCGTTAGTGGAGGAGAAAAGTTCAACAAATAAAAGCCACAAGGGAACTTGGAAGGAAATATCATTCATTACACAGCATAAAACTGCAACAATTATATGGTTTCAAG is part of the Populus trichocarpa isolate Nisqually-1 chromosome 2, P.trichocarpa_v4.1, whole genome shotgun sequence genome and encodes:
- the LOC7467821 gene encoding sm-like protein LSM3B, translated to MASEEESAVKEPLDLIRLSLDERIYVKLRSDRELRGKLHAYDQHLNMILGDVEEIVTTVEIDDETYEEIVRATRRTVPFLFVRGDGVILVSPPLRTA